DNA from Pajaroellobacter abortibovis:
TACCCTTTTGTTTATAAATCTTTTTCGTGCTTCCACTGACAGCGGCACGCTCTTTAGCAGCTGCCGTCCCCTGTCTTCGGCTCGCCAACTGCGCCTTTACAACCTCATAAAACAGGTGAGGCTTCACCTCAGCTGAAAATACTTCATCTGACAGATCAAGCATTTCGACCTGCTTATAAGTTAAATCATATACAGGAACAGTAGCCATAAAATACCTCTACGACTTAATTTCAACATCGATGCCAGGACTTAAGTCTAGTTTCATAAGCGCATCGAGCGTTTGTTGAGTTGGGTCTAAAATATCAAGCAATCTTCTATGTACTCGGCTTTCAAATTGCTCACGAGCTTTTTTATCAGTATGAGGTCCTCGAAGCACGGTATAGCGGCAAATTTTTGTGGGTAGGGGAATAGGACCAGCCACAGAAGCCCCTGTCCGCTTTGCCGTCTCAGCAATATCAGCCACTGATTTATCGAGCAGCTGATGCTCGAAGGCTTGAAGACCTATCCTTATTTTCGTCGTAGTTGACATAAAAAACCCCTTGGTGATTATTGCAAGATTTTGGTGATGATCCCCGCTCCAACTGTCCGTCCACCTTCCCGTACCGCAAACCGCATTTTCTCTTCCAATCCTACAGGCGTTATCAACTCGATCGTCATCGTCACATTGTCCCCAGGCATCACCATCTTCNTTCGTCTCATCCCTTACTGTACCCCCCTTCGCTATATCCTGATAGCTCATCGCCTTCGCCATCCCCACCTTCGACTGCCGCTTCACCAACGCCGCCGTCAACGTCGTCTTCCCATGGTCTATATGTCCTATCGTCCCCACATTCACATGTGGCTTCTTCCTCACATATCGCTCTTTAGACATTCTTTTTATCTCCAGCAGTCAGGTTAGAAATGATTAATCACTCATAAATCAAATTAGGTTATTTGACAATAAGGCTTACTACCTCTAGGTCCCTTTGATACGGGCAACAATCTCTGTTTGCACTGTAGAGGGAACAGGAAGGTAGTGAGCAAATTGAAGGGAAGAGGTTGCTCTTCCCTGAGTCATCGATCGCAGGTCAGTAACGTATCCAAACATCGTCGCAAGTGGAATTTCCGCTTTAATCACTTGGGCATTTCCGCGCTGGGTCATCCCAAGAATACGACCACGTCTTGAGCTCAGATCCCCGATCACATCCCCCATGTACTGTTCGGGGACAACCACTTCATTCTTCATGATGGGCTCGAGCAGAGTAAGACCAGCTCGTTTCGCTCCATCCTGAAAACAAATAGAGGCAGCAATTTCAAACGCCTGGGCACTTGAATCGACCTCATGGTAGGTCCCATCATAGAGGCGGCACTGAACGTCCACGAGAGGAAAACCAACCAGCACCCCCCGTGCCATCGCATCCCGAACCCCTTTTTCAATAGAAGGAATATATTCCTTCGGGATTACTCCCCCCACAATATCATTAACGAACAGAAATCCAGCACCACGCTCAGCAGGCTCAATTTCCATCAGTACATGCCCATACTGACCACGTCCCCCCGATTGTTTGGCATACTTATATTCGCAAGCCACCTTCTTGGTGATCGTCTCTCGGTAGGCCACTTCAGGCTTCCCCACATTTGATTCGACTTTAAATTCCCTCTTAAGTCGGTCGACGATAATGTCGAGATGGAGTTCACCCATTCCGCTAATAATAGTCTGACCGCTCTCTTCATCCGTATGCGTCCTAAAAGAAGGATCTTCTTGTGCAAGCTTCTGCAAAGCAATCGCTAACTTTTCAATATCACCTTTGGTTTTCGGTTCAATAGCAATCGAAATAACAGGCTCAGGGAAAACTATTTTTTCAAGAATAATCGGATGCTTCTCATCGCACAGGGTATCACCCGTTCGAGCATCTTTCAGCCCAACGACCGCATAAATATTCCCTGCATCCGCCTCTACGATATCCTCTCGCTTATTTGCATGAATGCGAAGGATACGACCGATTCGCTCCCGCTTACCGCGGGTTGAGTTGAGCACCATCGTCCCGCTTGCGATCTTGCCGGAATAGACACGGAAAAAAGTTAAGTTACCATGAGGATCATTGACAATTTTGAAAGCGAGTGCAGAAAACGGTTCCTGATCATCCGCTTTTCTGAAAATGGGAGGATCGTTGGGCCGATCTGGATGCTCCCCTTGCACAGGAGGGATATCAAGAGGAGAAGGGAGAAAATTCACAACTGCATCCAAAAGCATTTGGATGCCTTTGTTTTTAAACGCAGAACCACACAAAACAGGAACCATCTTGAAAGACAAAGTCCCTGCTCTCAGAGCGCGATACAGATCTGCTGGCGTGATAACCTCCAGATTGCCATCAAGATATTCCTGCATGATCTGCTCATCGACATCCGCACACGATTCGATCAGCCTATCTCTCCAGTGCTGACAGGTTGCCCGAAGATCCTCTGGAATTGCGATCCACTCGTACTTCTGACCGCGAGACTCCCCATCAAAGACTGCAGCCTTCATCTGTACCAGGTCGATAATACCTTTATGTTGGTCTTCTTCACCCAAAGGCCATTGAATAGGAACCGGATTAGCTCCAAGCCTCTGCTTAATCGAATCAACGCACATCTGAAAATCAGCCCCCACCTTATCCATCTTATTGACGAAGGCAATACGGGGAACCTTATATTTATCCGCTTGACGCCACACTGTCTCTGATTGAGGCTCAACTCCGTTCCCCCCATCAAACACAGCAACAGCACCGTCCAAAACACGCAAGGAACGCTCCACTTCGATCGTAAAATCGACGTGGCCAGGCGTGTCGATCACATTAACGCGATGACGGACTCCCGCATGGGGACCTTGAGCAGGTTGCCAGAAAAGGTTGGTCGCAGCCGATTGGATAGTGATACCGCGCTCCTGCTCTTGGACCATGTAGTCCATGGTAGCAGCGCCCTCGTGCACTTCGCCTATCTTATAGTTAACACCCGCGTAGTACAAAATACGCTCAGTAGCTGTAGTCTTTCCTGCATCAATATGAGCCATGATGCCGATATTGCGCGTTCTATCGAGCGAATATTCACGAGCCACTACTTACTCTCCTTGAACCCACTTATTACTTCACTTCATCAACTTATTGATAAAGCAGGGAATCCCCTAAGAACCATACAAAAGCCAATCCAACTGACCTACTCACAATAAAAAAGCAAGACCTATTCCACACTAGCCAAACCACCCTATTACTGCACTTTACAAAAAACCGTCGTTTTTCCATCACCAAACCTTAGGATTTCACTTTTGACTTCTTCAAAACGACGCAATCACTGCACAAAAAGAATAACCATCAGCAGCGATAGTGAGCATACGGCTTATTAGCTTCTGCCATCTTATGGGTATCTTCTTTCTTCTTCACTGCATTCCCGCGACCGTTCACGGCATCCCTTAACTCACCAGCCAGTCGCTCATACATCGTCTTCTCTCCTCGCTCACGCGAATACTGTACAATCCAACGCATAGCAAGAGCCACGCGCCTCTCAGGACGCACCTCAACTGGAACTTGATAGGTTGCTCCACCAACCCGTTTACCCTTCACTTCCAATTTAGGCTTGGTGTTATCAAGAGCTTTACGAAAAGTCTCCATGGGATCTTCCTCAAATCGCTCCTTGATATAAGTGAAGGCCTTGTACAAAATACATTCAGCGGTTGACTTTTTACCGCTTTTCATCAATATATTGATAAGCTTAGATACAAGCTTATCGTTGTATTTTGGATCCGAGACAATAAGACGCTTTGAAACTTCACGACGACGCGACATTTAAATCAACTCCCAAATCAACAAGGGTTATCCCTTTGGCTTCTTGACGCCATATTTTGATCGTTTGTGTGCGCGATTCGACTTATTAGTAGAGGAGGGACCGATCGCTCCTGAAGCATCGAGCGCGCCGCGAACCACGTGATAACGAACTCCAGGCAAGTCTTTCACACGACCACCGCGGATGAGGACTACGGAGTGTTCCTGTAGGTTATGCCCTTCCCCAGGAATATAGGAGGTCACTTCCATACCATTGGTAAGCCTAACGCGGCATACCTTGCGCAAAGCTGAATTCGGTTTTTTTGGAGTTGTTGTATAAACACGAACGCATACTCCTCGCTTCTGAGGACATAGCTTCAAAGCAGGAGAGGATGTCTTTGTTCGTACAATGGATCTTCCATGGAGGATTAATTGATTAATTGTTGGCATTCAGCTATTTTCCCAAGCATTTCATTCAGAAGCCTCATAGATAACCTCACTTCTCTCACAGCGAATGATCAAAGGGAGAAGCAACGCACTTTAGAGAGGATCTCAAGCTTGTCAAGGCATTTTATCTTTTTCTTTTATTTAATTTTAATTACGCCACCCACCTCCTTTCTTCTTCTATGTTAGTACCTTCATTCATTCATGACTTTGATTCACCCATTGGAGAGAATCAACGGAAACCGTACGCAATCTCCTTGCCTCATTGCGCAACGACCTATCGATCGCACTACTCAATTGTTAGAATCCTTTCCGAGCGGCGGCCATCATTCGAGTCGCTTACAGTTTTTTAGCACGAGAGATCATCTTAGATTGGTCATAAATCTTATTACGCAAAGGCCTCCATAAGAATGCAAAAATACGAAACCATCATTCTCCTACTACGTGAAGAAGATAACTTCTAGACACACTTCCAAGGGCACCCCGTTTGGGTAGTCGAAAAGGATGCTGCCAACTAATCGCTCTCCACGATCGAACAGTATCCAAAGAATGTCGTTTTTCTGTTTGGGAATGAACGAACAAGACTTCCCGCTTCCTGCCTCAAGAAGGCTGACCACACGATTGGAATCCCAATATACAGCGTCAATCACTCGTTTCCTGTAACCGCAACAGTAGGAATCATTCTTTATGATTGGGCACGCCGCCATGATGAAAGCCATCAGGCTATTCTGATACCGCTCTATATGGCTGAGAGGAGCCCCCTATCATCAGGCAGGAGAGGCTACCCCAGAAGTGAGAGCGGATACAGCTTTTCTCTCCTCCTCCCCTTCGAGATGAGAAACCACCTTGAGGCTCTTGTAAGCGGGGATACCTGTTCCACCAGGAATGAGCTTACCCATAATCACATTTTCCTTTAGGCCTCGCAAAAAGTCGATCTTCCCTCCAACCGCCGCCTCAGTCAGGACTTTGGTCGTTTCCTGGAACGAAGAGGCGGAGATAAACGACTCTGTGGAGAGAGAAGCCTTCGTGATCCCTAAGAGAAGAGATTCCGCCGTCGCGGGCTGCATTCCCTTCTTAAGGACACGCTGGTTTTCCTCCGCAAAAACATACTTTTCAACTTGCTCATCCACTAAGAAGCTTGTGTCACCCACATCTTTAATGCGGACGCGTCGAAGCATCTGACGGACAATTACTTCGATGTGCTTATCGTTATTGGGAGCCCCTTGCAAACGATACACTTGCTGGATCTCGTTAACCAAATACGCCGCCAGCGCCTTCTCATCTTTAATTCTCAAGATATCATGAGGATTGACAGGACCATCCATGAGACGCTCTCCTGCCCGAACGCGATCGCCCGGTTGGACCTGAATATGCTTTCCTTTGGCAATCAAGTACTCCCGCGCATAACCCGTTAGCAACTCTCCATCTGGACCGACCGGGGTAATGACAACCTTACGCTTTCCTTTGGTATCTTTGCCAAACGAGACCTCACCATCGATTTCAGCAATAATTGCATAGTCCTTCGGCTTTCGAGCTTCGAAGAGCTCTGCAACTCTCGGCAACCCTCCTGTGATATCCTGGGTTTTGGTAGTCTCTCTTGGGATCTTGGCCAAAACCTCGCCTGCATCCACAAGATCCCCATCCTGCACGACGATATTCGCTCCCACCGGTAATAGATAGCGAGCTTCAAGCGTTGAGTGAGGAAGCTTCAGGACTTCACCTGTATTCGGATCCTTAATGGAAATGCGAGGGCGTAGATCAGCCGCACGAGACTCGATCACAACTTTACGAGAAAGCCCGGTGACTTCATCAAGCTTTTCAATCATCGTGACCCCTTCCACGATATCTCCAAACTCAACTACTCCGGAAGTCTCCGTGAGAATGGGAACAGCGAATGCGTCCCACTCTGCGAGGAGATCACCGGCTTTCACCTTATCCCCTTCGTTCACCTTAAGGATAGCTCCGTACACAAGGCGATGATGCTCACGCTCGCGCCCTGTTTCGTCGACCACAACAATTTCTCCGTGACGATTCATCACACTGACAGAACCATCTCGCTTCTTTGCCAGGTTGGCATTCCGAATGTTGATAAGCCCTTCACTTCGGGCTTCGAGAGAACTCTGTTGGATCTTCCCACGCGCAGCCGCTCCTCCGATGTGGAATGTACGCATGGTCAACTGGGTTCCAGGCTCACCTATCGATTGAGCCGCGATGATACCAACCGCTTCACCGATATTGACTTTATGCCCGCGTGCTAAATCGCGACCATAGCATTCAGCGCAAATGCCACGCTTAGTCTGACAGGTAAGCGGAGAACGGATCACCACTTCCTCAATACCAGCTTCCTCAATGACATGAATCAACTTCTCATCGAGTTCTGTATTCCGCGGGACGAGAACCTCTTCAGTCAGCGGATCGATGATATCCTCTAGCACCACGCGACCGAGAATGCGTTCTCCCAACGGTTGGATAACTTCTCCTGCATCCTCCAATTTAGAGACGGAAATTCCATCCAGCGTTCCACAATCAAATTCAGCAATAATCGCATCTTGTGCGACGTCGACAAGACGTCGTGTGAGATATCCTGAGTTGGCTGTCTTAAGCGCTGTATCTGCAAGCCCCTTACGCGCTCCGTGCGTTGAAATAAAGTATTCAAGCACGGTAAGTCCCTCTCTAAAATTCGCCGTGATCGGAGTTTCGATGATCTCTCCCGAGGGCTTCGCCATCAAACCGCGCATAGCAGCCAACTGACGGATCTGGGGCACAGAACCACGCGCTCCTGAATCCGCCATGATATAAATCGGATTAAAACTCGGTTCAATGGCAGTCTCTCCTGTCTCGGTATCGATCATCTTTTCTTTACCGATAACCTGCATCATCTCCTGGGTCACTTCATCCGCCACTTCTGCCCAGATATCAACGATCTTATTGTATCGCTCTCCATCTGTAATCAGACCTTCCTGATACTGCTCAATCACGCGCTCCACCTCTTGCTGCGCATTCTTGAGGAGGATAGGCTTGGTCGATGGGATAACCATATGATCCATGCAGATGGAAACACCCGCCTTAGTAGCATATCCGAATCCAAGAGAGCGTAGTCGATCTGCGAGAAGCACTGTCTCTTTATTGCGGTGCTTGCGGTAACAGGCATCGATGAGCGCAGAAAGAGCCTTTTTATCAAGAGTTTTATTAATGAGACTGAATGGGAGACCTGGAGGGAGCACTTCTGAAACGAGACAGCGCCCCACGGTAGTGGCCACAATCGTCTTCTTTCCGGTATCTGAATCGGTGACTCGAACCCGAATCCCAGCGTGCAGAGCTACCTCTCCATTATCATAAGCCATATGCACTTCTTCCGGAGACGCGTAAACTCCGCGCAAAAAACCTTCCGGATTCCCTTCTCCATCGAGC
Protein-coding regions in this window:
- the rpsJ gene encoding 30S ribosomal protein S10; this translates as MSTTTKIRIGLQAFEHQLLDKSVADIAETAKRTGASVAGPIPLPTKICRYTVLRGPHTDKKAREQFESRVHRRLLDILDPTQQTLDALMKLDLSPGIDVEIKS
- the fusA gene encoding elongation factor G translates to MAREYSLDRTRNIGIMAHIDAGKTTATERILYYAGVNYKIGEVHEGAATMDYMVQEQERGITIQSAATNLFWQPAQGPHAGVRHRVNVIDTPGHVDFTIEVERSLRVLDGAVAVFDGGNGVEPQSETVWRQADKYKVPRIAFVNKMDKVGADFQMCVDSIKQRLGANPVPIQWPLGEEDQHKGIIDLVQMKAAVFDGESRGQKYEWIAIPEDLRATCQHWRDRLIESCADVDEQIMQEYLDGNLEVITPADLYRALRAGTLSFKMVPVLCGSAFKNKGIQMLLDAVVNFLPSPLDIPPVQGEHPDRPNDPPIFRKADDQEPFSALAFKIVNDPHGNLTFFRVYSGKIASGTMVLNSTRGKRERIGRILRIHANKREDIVEADAGNIYAVVGLKDARTGDTLCDEKHPIILEKIVFPEPVISIAIEPKTKGDIEKLAIALQKLAQEDPSFRTHTDEESGQTIISGMGELHLDIIVDRLKREFKVESNVGKPEVAYRETITKKVACEYKYAKQSGGRGQYGHVLMEIEPAERGAGFLFVNDIVGGVIPKEYIPSIEKGVRDAMARGVLVGFPLVDVQCRLYDGTYHEVDSSAQAFEIAASICFQDGAKRAGLTLLEPIMKNEVVVPEQYMGDVIGDLSSRRGRILGMTQRGNAQVIKAEIPLATMFGYVTDLRSMTQGRATSSLQFAHYLPVPSTVQTEIVARIKGT
- the rpsG gene encoding 30S ribosomal protein S7, giving the protein MSRRREVSKRLIVSDPKYNDKLVSKLINILMKSGKKSTAECILYKAFTYIKERFEEDPMETFRKALDNTKPKLEVKGKRVGGATYQVPVEVRPERRVALAMRWIVQYSRERGEKTMYERLAGELRDAVNGRGNAVKKKEDTHKMAEANKPYAHYRC
- the rpsL gene encoding 30S ribosomal protein S12, whose translation is MPTINQLILHGRSIVRTKTSSPALKLCPQKRGVCVRVYTTTPKKPNSALRKVCRVRLTNGMEVTSYIPGEGHNLQEHSVVLIRGGRVKDLPGVRYHVVRGALDASGAIGPSSTNKSNRAHKRSKYGVKKPKG
- the rpoC gene encoding DNA-directed RNA polymerase subunit beta' gives rise to the protein MRDIFSFYEKPKDPLSFSAIRISLASSEKMREWSHGEVKKPETINYRTLKPEPTGLFCPKIFGPVKDYECNCGKYKRMKHRGIVCEKCGVEVIQSKVRRERLGHINLATPVAHIWFLKSLPSRIGCILDITLKDLEKVLYCESYIVIDPKDTKLEKGELLSADRYAQLIDEEGDDSFVAGVGGEAILEMLKRVDIHALSEQLRQEMRTATSEAKRKKTVKRLKVVEAFRESGNRPEWMMLTVLPVLPPDLRPLVPLDGGRFATSDLNDLYRRVINRNNRLKRLLELNAPEIIVLNERHMVQQAVDALFDNGRRGKAITGPNKRPLKSLSDMLKGKQGRFRQNLLGKRVDYSGRSVIVVGPTLKLHQCGLPKQMALELFKPFIYNKLEERGYVNTLKSAKKMVEKERPEVWDILEEVISEHPVLLNRAPTLHRLGIQAFEPVLIEGKAIQLHPLVCAAFNADFDGDQMAVHVPLSVEAQVEARVLMMSTNNILSPANGKPIINPTQDIVLGLYYATRERKFEKGCYRKDSLKLDGEGNPEGFLRGVYASPEEVHMAYDNGEVALHAGIRVRVTDSDTGKKTIVATTVGRCLVSEVLPPGLPFSLINKTLDKKALSALIDACYRKHRNKETVLLADRLRSLGFGYATKAGVSICMDHMVIPSTKPILLKNAQQEVERVIEQYQEGLITDGERYNKIVDIWAEVADEVTQEMMQVIGKEKMIDTETGETAIEPSFNPIYIMADSGARGSVPQIRQLAAMRGLMAKPSGEIIETPITANFREGLTVLEYFISTHGARKGLADTALKTANSGYLTRRLVDVAQDAIIAEFDCGTLDGISVSKLEDAGEVIQPLGERILGRVVLEDIIDPLTEEVLVPRNTELDEKLIHVIEEAGIEEVVIRSPLTCQTKRGICAECYGRDLARGHKVNIGEAVGIIAAQSIGEPGTQLTMRTFHIGGAAARGKIQQSSLEARSEGLINIRNANLAKKRDGSVSVMNRHGEIVVVDETGREREHHRLVYGAILKVNEGDKVKAGDLLAEWDAFAVPILTETSGVVEFGDIVEGVTMIEKLDEVTGLSRKVVIESRAADLRPRISIKDPNTGEVLKLPHSTLEARYLLPVGANIVVQDGDLVDAGEVLAKIPRETTKTQDITGGLPRVAELFEARKPKDYAIIAEIDGEVSFGKDTKGKRKVVITPVGPDGELLTGYAREYLIAKGKHIQVQPGDRVRAGERLMDGPVNPHDILRIKDEKALAAYLVNEIQQVYRLQGAPNNDKHIEVIVRQMLRRVRIKDVGDTSFLVDEQVEKYVFAEENQRVLKKGMQPATAESLLLGITKASLSTESFISASSFQETTKVLTEAAVGGKIDFLRGLKENVIMGKLIPGGTGIPAYKSLKVVSHLEGEEERKAVSALTSGVASPA